Genomic DNA from Methanofollis sp. W23:
TCTTATACGCCGCCGACTCCCTGACAAACGTGTCCTCTGGAACCGCACCCAGCGTCCTGACTCCAAGCGATTTTTCGATCTTGTGCTCGACCAGATCGATATTGTCTCTCCCGGCCCGGTTGATGATGGCATGCTGGACACGACCCCCCACCAGTTCGGTCAGGATCTTTGTCTTGAGGGCATCCACAATAGAGGAGATCTCGGGGTTGACCACCAGGATCACCTCGTCGGCAACCGCAAGCGGGACCACCCCGTCCCGGCTGATGCCAGCCGGGGCATCGATGAGGAGATAGTCACACCGGTTGGTGAGTTCATGCATCACATCGCGAAGACTGTCAGGATTCGAGTCCTGGAAACCCTGGAGCGAGATCCCACAGGGGACCACCTTCAGGCCGGCAGGCCCATCATAGATCGCCTCGTCGATGGTGGCCTTCCCGGCAAGCACCTCATGGAGGGTCACCGGCACATTTTCAAGCCCGAGCAGGATCCCGATGTTGGCCATGCCCACGTCAGCGTCGAGGATATAGGTTTCTTTGCCGAGTTGTGCGAGCGCGGTCCCGAGATTGACCGTCGTGGTCGTCTTGCCCGTTCCGCCCTTGCCTGAAGCGATCGTATATGCTTTGATCATCTCATTCCTCGTCCAAATTTCAGTGTTCCTTCATGTGGGTGTGCACCACAAACGAACTACAGCCACTGCTGCAGGATCTTAACTGCGTCGTGCTCCATGTCCTGCACCCACCGTTCAGGGATGTTGTGCTCTGTACGCAGGATGCCCACCAGGTTCGATCCCTTGTGCTGGATACCAAAGAGCATCACCGTGGGGTCGTCAGGATATCCTCCTTCTGAGAAGATGTAACTATACTTCGCGGCGTCCGAGGCGGCATCCTCCTCAGAAGAGGCAACAACAAGACCGTCGTCGGTCGAAATCGTGAAGCAGTCAAGGTAATACTTCTCACAGAGCGCCTTCATGCTCCCCATGATATCGGCACGCCCCTCAATAAGATCGGTCTCACGGGGCGGCTTTTCCCACTCGACCTCGCGGGACCGCTGGATATGTTTAAAGAGTTTGAACATATCGACCGGCCCCTGGGCCGCCGTCCCACCGACCATCTCCCGCAGGCGTCCGGCCTGCTGGGTCTCAAGCGTCTCGGTCTTGACCTCTTCAATGAGCCCCCTGACCCTGATCAACTGGAGCACACACCCGGCGATGCCGACACCAATCAGGGTAAGGAGGACCACTATGATCTCTCCCAAAACAACGAGCATCGTTCCGTCATCCATATTCTTACTTCACTCCTTTTTCTTCTCTTTCTCTACGAGATGGCCAAGTTCCAGACGGTCGAGTATCGAGAGATAACTCTCTTTCAGATCGACCGCCATCTG
This window encodes:
- the minD gene encoding cell division ATPase MinD, with translation MIKAYTIASGKGGTGKTTTTVNLGTALAQLGKETYILDADVGMANIGILLGLENVPVTLHEVLAGKATIDEAIYDGPAGLKVVPCGISLQGFQDSNPDSLRDVMHELTNRCDYLLIDAPAGISRDGVVPLAVADEVILVVNPEISSIVDALKTKILTELVGGRVQHAIINRAGRDNIDLVEHKIEKSLGVRTLGAVPEDTFVRESAAYKTPMVIRHPTCPASRAIKKIAAEIAGCEYHDEGGAAREGFIDRLARTLFKVKN